AAATAACTATCAGGGCTATAAAAAGGACCCATATCAGCATATGCCATTCCAATTTAGCGCAAAGATACACATCCCGTGCAATTGCCGCGGCTCAATCCGCAGCGGTGTTGTCTTTTTAACGAAATCCCGGCAGGTTCGTGCAAAAATTCCCATGGCTAGCGGGCCAGTCGCCGGCCGCGCCTCATACGGTAATTGCTGTAGGTGAGCAAAACCAGCGACAAGGCCCCGCAGATAAAGAATCCCTGGAAGAGCGGCAGGGCGGATGTCACCACAAAACTGCCGATCCACGCACTGATGGGCACGGACATCAGCGTGGCGATGAACCCGGTGATCGCAGCGCCGATTCCGGCAATATGGCCCAGGGGCTCCATCGCCATGGATCGAAGGTTTCCAAACAGGAAGCCGACGGTAAAGAATTGCAGGGCCAGGAATACCATTAAAAAGGCCATGTGCGGGTTGTTCCCATTGGCAAATAAAAGGGCGTAGCACAGGGAATTCAATGTAAAGCCCACCAGGGAGACGGTGATCAGGCGACGCATACCAAACCGGACCACCAGCCAGCCGTTGATCAGCGTGGCCGTACCGATGGTGATGGCCAGCCCGGCAAACAGATACGGGAACATTTCCGGCATCCGGTACTGCACCTCAAAAATTTGCTGGGAAGTGCTCAGGTACACCAGGAACGAGCCGGTAATAAACCCCCAGATCAATGTAAATAACATGGTCCGGCGGTAGGCGAGTACTTCCCTAAAACCGCTGAATATGCGATTGAAACGGAAGGTGTTCCGGTTTTCCCGGGGGAGGGTTTCCGGCTGACGCCTCCAGAACCAGAGGGACACCAGGAGGCTGAATACCACCTGCAGATAAAAAATAGCCTCCCAGCCCAATGTGTCGAGCACCAGCTTGCCGAAGGCGGGCGCCACCACGGGGACCAAAATAAAAACCACCGTAACGAATGACATGATGCGCGCCATATAGTCGCCACTGAAGCGATCCCGGATCATGGCAATGCTGATGGTCCGGGGAGCGGAAAGGGACATCCCCTGGAGGATCCGGCCTACGATCATCCATTCGAGGCTCCTGGCAAATACACAGAGTGCACTCGCGCCGATAAAGACTGCAAAACCGATATAGACCACGGGCTTGCGCCCCACGCTGTCCGAGATTGGGCCAAAAAGAAGCGGGCCGGTGCCCATTCCGAGAAAAAACAGGGTAATCAGCAACTGGTTGGCGGCGGGATCCGAATTCCCAACGGCAATACCGATGATGTCGAGTGCCGGCAATAAGGCGTCCAGGGCGAGGGCCACGATCGACATGAGTGCCGCCATCAGGGCGATAAACTCCGTGTGGTTCCCGCGGTTGTTTTCCATGTGGTTAAAGGTAGGGATTCCCCGATGGGTTTCGAATTTTTCGCCTGAAGGGATTACGTTGTCCAACCGGGTCTAGAAGACCTCAAACACATAACCCAGAAGCCAATAGAGTATCAGGAATACAACGATGGTGCCAATGCACCCGCATTTGCCCCCGCCGATTTTCTTGGCGCCTATACCGGCCAGGATGGCCCGAAGCAGGTTTTTCATACTTTTCTTTTCCTCAAAGATACGGCAGCAGACGGAGTGGGGGGAGCCTGGTCGCAGCAAAACGCGCCCGATTGGCCGGGACGCGCCCCGAAAAACGCAGAAATCGTATCTTTCGATATGGAAGAACAGCCCCCAAGAGGCGTCCGGGTTCGCGGCCCGGAAGCATTCACCGGGCTCCGGCTGGAGCCTCCGAAGGAATACGCTGCGGGCATCCCCGCAATCGGCAAAGCCCTGGAACACAGCTTTCGCGAAATGGGAGTGCTGCGATCGGTAAGGCCTTTGCTTAGCCTGAACCAGCAAGACGGTTTCGATTGCCCGAGTTGCGCCTGGCCGGACCCCGAAAAACCCTCCAGGGTTGCGGAATACTGCGAAAACGGGGCCAAGGCCCTGGCGGACGAAGCCACGAGAAAAGGGATCGGCGCCGAATTTTTTGCGAAGTATTCCGTAGCCGAGCTATCCCGCCGGAGCGACTACGAGCTCAATGCCCTTGGCAGGCTCACCGAACCCCTGATCCTTCGGGAAGGCTCGAGCCACTATCAGCCCGTGACCTGGGAGGAAGCCAACCAACTGGTCGCCGGGTCGCTCAATGGCCTCATCAGCCCGGATGAAGCCATTTTTTACACCTCCGGCCGCTCGAGTAATGAAGCGGCTTTCCTCTATGGGATGTTTGCCCGGGCACTGGGTACCAACAACCTTCCGGACTGTTCCAATATGTGCCATGAATCCAGCGGGGTAGCCCTGGGAGAAACGCTGGGCATCGGCAAGGGGAGCGTCAAACTGGAAGACCTCTACGGGGCCGACCTGGTCCTGGTTGCCGGCCAGAACCCGGGAACCAACCACCCGCGGATGCTTTCGGCACTTGAAAAATGCAAGGCGCGGGGCGGGCGGATCATCAGCATCAACCCCCTGGAGGAAGCGGGTTTAATCCGGTTCAGAAACCCCCAAAAAGCCTCAGGCATCCTGGGAAGGGGTACCGGATTAACGGACCTGCACCTTCCCGTCCGGATCAACCAGGACATCCCACTGGTCAAGGCCTGGCTCAAACTGTTGCTCGAACGGCACACCAAAGGCGAGAATGTGTTAGACGACAGTTTTATAAGTTCTTACACCAGAGGATTTAAAGCTTTACAGGAAGATTTGCAAAACTATCAAATCGGAGACCTGATTGCCCGCACAGGCGTAGACCCGGAGTCCGTACGCCGGGGCGCGGATTGGCTGGCCACATCCAAAAATATTATTATCTGCTGGGCCATGGGAATCACCCAGCACCAGAATGGGGTGGCTACCATCCGGGAATACGTAAACCTCTTATTGCTGAAAGGTTCCCTGGGAAAACCATTTGCGGGCACCTGCCCGGTTCGCGGGCACAGCAACGTCCAGGGCGACCGGTCTGTGGGGATCCAGCATTTTGTTGACCGGGAACTGAATGCCCGGATCAAAGAACACCTTGGGTTTGAACCTCCCGGCAAGAAGGGGTGGGATGTAGTGGAATCCATCCGCGCCATGCACGAAGGCCGGGCCAGGGTATTTATGGCGCTTGGCGGCAACTTCCTGATGGCGGCCCCGGACACGGATTATACCGCCAGGGCCCTGCAGCAGTGCGACCTGACCGTCCAGATTAGTACCAAACTCAACCGAAGTCATCTGGTAACCGGACGTACGGCGTTGATCCTTCCTACGTTGGGGCGCTCTGAGAAAGAAGAGGCAGGAGGGGGGAAGGACTTCCTCACTGTGGAAAACTCCATGGGCCGGGTAAGGCGGACCAAGGGCATCCTCCGGCCCGCTTCCCCGGAGTTAAAAAGCGAACCGCGAATCATTGCCGATATGGCGGCTACCTGCCTGGGGGAGGGACATCCGGTACCCTGGGGGGAATTTGGCTCGGACTACGGAAAAATACGAAGTGCCATCGACCGGGTGGCCAAGGGGTTCAAGGATACGTCCCGGCGCTCGGAAGGCGCCGGATACTACCTGCCCAACAATGTTCGGGATCTCGATTTCAGCAGCCTGCCCGGGGGCAAAGCGCAAATCACCTGCAACCCCTTGCCGGAGCACCATTTGGCACCGGACGAATTGCTGCTGATGACCATCCGCTCCCACGACCAGTTCAATACGACCATTTACGGCATGGACGACCGGTACCGGGGTATCTACAACGAACGACGCGTGATCCTCATGCACCCGGAGGACTTGGCGGGACGGGGCCTCCAACCCCGGGAGGTGGTTCGCATTACCAGCACCTACGACGGACAAATCCGCGAAGTGCGCAATTTCCTTGCAATCCCCTATAAAATCCCAAAGGGCTGTGCGGCCGCCTATTTTCCGGAAACCAACCCGTTGGTTCCGAATAACCGCTTTGCGGCGGGGAGCCAGACCCCCATCAGCAAGTCGGTGCGCATCCGCGTAATCCGGGAAGTTCCTTCCGGATATCCGGACGCGGACCAGGGGGCAGCGCCGACCAAATAGGGCTTACAAGCAGCAAAATACCAATTTGCAGAGGAGAGGCGGAAGCAGCAAACCACTAATTCTCAGGAGTCAGGTGGAAGCGGTATGTAAAGCGGAAATTGAATAAAAACCCGCCTCGAATGGATTCATTCAGGACGGTTCGCGGATCGCGGATAAAAATATTGGCAATCGATATGGCCACCTTGTCATCGGCGGCATAGATCCGATAAGAGCGGTTTAAGGAGTATCCGCTGCGCACCGCAAAAATCAGCGAGGGGGTGAGGCGGTATTGCAGGTACGCGCTCAGGTCGTTGGAAATTCTTTGTACGTAAGCCTTCCCGAAGTCCGCATTCTCGATGGGGAACGAACTCCCGAGCCCGTCAAAAGTCAGTCCGGCACGCAACCGGGGCACAATTCTCAGGTTGATATCCCCCCGCGACGGCAACAGGGCGCTGAACTCCCATAAATCGTCCGGATGGCGGTAATAGTACCCCCCGATAGGCACAAACATGATCCCGTATTCTTCGGTGTTCATATAAAAGCCAAAACTAAAATTCTTGTGAGTCGCCAGTTTTTTCTGAACCAGTTGCAGGGTACCCAGCTGGAATTTTGTCCGGCCGTACTGGAAGGAAGAGGATTGACGGGGGATTAGCAGGTGAAGGGTGGACCAGTAATTAGGGTGTTCGATATTCAGGCCCAGTAACCCCCCCAGGTTGTATAATGCCATGGATTCGGAGCCGGGGTAGGGTTTCAGTCGGTTCAGGGTACCCAGGGCCCCGGTAATCAGCGCAGTCTTCTCCGACAGGGGGATGGGCATGAACAAATTCAGGTCGGCATGGTCGATGCGGGTTTCGCCCGGGCCGGCTTCATAGCCGGTTTCCGGGGAAATCCCGTAACTCAAATTCAGGACATCCACATATTCCTGCCCGTGCCCGTAAAAGGCCAGGAATAAACAAATGCCGGCAAGGAGTTTTTTCATCGGTGTGAGAATTCGGGCAAGATAGGCATCCCCCGAGAGTGTAACAAATGGCTCAATTTGCCTTCTAATGAACGAGAACCCATACCACCTATTATGAAAACCCGGATAAAAATTATTTTCGCGAGCCTTCTGTTAACTCTCCAGGCCACGCTGTATGCACAGCACCAGCAGCCGGCCGCGTCGGAAATGTCCCCGGCAAAATGGCAGGAAGACCTGGAGTTTCTTCAGCAGACCGTTCATGCCGATTATCCGTTTTTGTTTAAAAAAACGACCCCGGAGGCCTTCGATGCTGCCGTTGCCGAACTGCACCGCGGGATTCCGGGTATGGCCCCCCATGAAATTATGGTGGGTCTCGCCCGGATTGTAGCCTCTTTTGAATACGGGCATACTTCCCTGGGCTATTGGGAGGGAAAAGTGCCCTACCACCAGCTTCCCGTGGTACTCTATAAGTACGACGACGGCATCTACCTGCAGGGGGTCCACCGGAACTACGAGGCTTTGGCAGGCGCCCGCTTGCTCGCCATCGAGGGGGTGCCGGTTGCAAAGGTCCAGGAACTCATGCTGCCGGTAGTCCCTGCCGAAAACTCCCAATACGTTAAGGCCTACGGACTCCATTACCTGACTTTTCCGGAATTCCTGCACGCCCAGGGGGTGATCCCCGAGTTGAAGACGGACATAACACTGCACCTCGAAAAGGAGGGCAAACTGATGGATGCAGTGGTTACCGCTATTCCCGCCGAACGCTTCCCGAGGCAGTACGGCATGGTGGTTCCGGGGGAGGATTGGGTGGAATCCCGGGACGTGTCGGAGACCCCTTTGTATCTTAAAAACCTGGAAAGGATCTATTATTTTGAATACCTGCCAGCTGAAAAAGCGGTCTATGTCCGGCACAGCCAGATCCAGGATGACGAAACGGAGGATATACCCACTTTCTATAACCGGCTGTTCCGGTTTATCGAGGAGAACGATGTGGATAAGCTCATCCTGGATGTCCGGCTTAACGGCGGAGGGAACAACTACAAGAACAAACCGATTGTCACCGGGGTCATCCGGAGCAAAATCGATGCGCCCGGGAAATTCATGGTGATCATCGGCCGGCGGACATTTTCGGCCTGTATGAACCTGGTGAATGAACTCAGCACCTATACCCATGCGGTTTTCGTCGGGGAGCCTACCAGCGAAAACGTGAATTTCTACGGGGACAACCGGCCGGTGACCCTGCCGCATTCCGGAATCAACGCCTA
This genomic window from Robiginitalea biformata HTCC2501 contains:
- a CDS encoding FdhF/YdeP family oxidoreductase: MEEQPPRGVRVRGPEAFTGLRLEPPKEYAAGIPAIGKALEHSFREMGVLRSVRPLLSLNQQDGFDCPSCAWPDPEKPSRVAEYCENGAKALADEATRKGIGAEFFAKYSVAELSRRSDYELNALGRLTEPLILREGSSHYQPVTWEEANQLVAGSLNGLISPDEAIFYTSGRSSNEAAFLYGMFARALGTNNLPDCSNMCHESSGVALGETLGIGKGSVKLEDLYGADLVLVAGQNPGTNHPRMLSALEKCKARGGRIISINPLEEAGLIRFRNPQKASGILGRGTGLTDLHLPVRINQDIPLVKAWLKLLLERHTKGENVLDDSFISSYTRGFKALQEDLQNYQIGDLIARTGVDPESVRRGADWLATSKNIIICWAMGITQHQNGVATIREYVNLLLLKGSLGKPFAGTCPVRGHSNVQGDRSVGIQHFVDRELNARIKEHLGFEPPGKKGWDVVESIRAMHEGRARVFMALGGNFLMAAPDTDYTARALQQCDLTVQISTKLNRSHLVTGRTALILPTLGRSEKEEAGGGKDFLTVENSMGRVRRTKGILRPASPELKSEPRIIADMAATCLGEGHPVPWGEFGSDYGKIRSAIDRVAKGFKDTSRRSEGAGYYLPNNVRDLDFSSLPGGKAQITCNPLPEHHLAPDELLLMTIRSHDQFNTTIYGMDDRYRGIYNERRVILMHPEDLAGRGLQPREVVRITSTYDGQIREVRNFLAIPYKIPKGCAAAYFPETNPLVPNNRFAAGSQTPISKSVRIRVIREVPSGYPDADQGAAPTK
- a CDS encoding multidrug effflux MFS transporter translates to MENNRGNHTEFIALMAALMSIVALALDALLPALDIIGIAVGNSDPAANQLLITLFFLGMGTGPLLFGPISDSVGRKPVVYIGFAVFIGASALCVFARSLEWMIVGRILQGMSLSAPRTISIAMIRDRFSGDYMARIMSFVTVVFILVPVVAPAFGKLVLDTLGWEAIFYLQVVFSLLVSLWFWRRQPETLPRENRNTFRFNRIFSGFREVLAYRRTMLFTLIWGFITGSFLVYLSTSQQIFEVQYRMPEMFPYLFAGLAITIGTATLINGWLVVRFGMRRLITVSLVGFTLNSLCYALLFANGNNPHMAFLMVFLALQFFTVGFLFGNLRSMAMEPLGHIAGIGAAITGFIATLMSVPISAWIGSFVVTSALPLFQGFFICGALSLVLLTYSNYRMRRGRRLAR